From the genome of Hymenobacter cellulosilyticus, one region includes:
- a CDS encoding PAS domain S-box protein produces the protein MKESEKKYRRLIEASQDLLVTVNLQGTIMDTNEAAVKITGIGRDTLVGSDFLSYFTEPELVRGVYAEVVAGGAVSNVPFTLLHTNGTLTEVLFDGSMYKDDQGELLGAVIVMREIAEKNWATELSIANKELAFQHHEKEKRADELSIANIELAFQNDEKEKRADELSIANEELAFQNDEKEKRAAELSIANKELAFQNDEKEKRAQELSIANEELAFQNDEKEKRAQELSIANTELAFQNDEKEKRAQELSIANKELAFQNDEKEKRAAELSIANEELAFQNNEKEKRAQELSVANEELAFQNDEKEKRAAELSIANIELAFQNDEKEKRAAELVLANKELAFQNDEKVKRAAELRVANYARGLIEASRDPLVTISPEGKITDMNLATVNITGMDREQLIGSDFFVYFTDPQMAREVYQEVFAKGTVADSPLTLRHKDGKLTDVLFNGSVYKNDQGTVLGVVIVARDVTDQKRIATELTEAKIAAERATVLAEEAQAKAETATAIAETAVKAKQQFLSNMSHEIRTPMNAIIGFTKVVLKTELTDKQKEYLTAIKLSGDTLIVLINDILDLAKVDAGKMTFEKVPFKLSASVTAMVHLFETKIQEKNLALVMDYDSRIPEVLVGDPVRLHQVILNLVSNAVKFTSEGQITVGVRMLVQDAEKVILEFAVTDTGIGIEESKLGTVFDDFQQATSGTSRLYGGTGLGLAIVKNLVEPQGGTINVKSKVGAGSTFSFILSFDKTHEKAEAELAPDIELEAGFKDVRILVVEDIALNQLLMKTLLEDFGFEMEVAGNGKIAVEKLRKTSFDVVLMDLQMPEMNGFEATEYIRNQLNLKVPIIALTADVTTVDVEKCKAVGMNDYISKPIDDKLLYSKIIKYLQNSDHDKTADMLTREDLQTQALTYVNFDYLKRITKSDARMAEMIRLYLQEIPQLVQTMKKAIDEKQWIALKMATHSIIPTFATMGMNPEFEDKAKAIQALAVNLIPTDVGDGASEETMTTLNSLYAKIETVCVLAAQELEEKLITLAQTLPKAPAPTA, from the coding sequence ATGAAGGAAAGCGAAAAGAAGTACCGCCGGTTGATTGAAGCCAGCCAGGATTTATTGGTTACGGTCAACCTGCAGGGCACCATCATGGATACCAACGAGGCGGCCGTCAAGATTACAGGTATCGGCCGCGACACGCTAGTAGGCTCCGATTTCCTTTCTTATTTCACGGAGCCCGAGCTGGTGCGGGGAGTGTACGCGGAGGTAGTAGCCGGCGGGGCCGTTTCCAACGTGCCCTTTACCCTGCTGCACACCAACGGCACGCTGACGGAGGTGCTCTTCGACGGTTCGATGTACAAGGACGACCAGGGCGAGCTGCTGGGAGCGGTAATCGTGATGCGGGAAATTGCCGAGAAAAACTGGGCTACCGAATTAAGTATTGCCAACAAAGAACTGGCCTTTCAGCACCACGAGAAGGAAAAGCGGGCCGACGAACTCAGCATTGCCAATATTGAGCTGGCCTTTCAAAATGATGAGAAGGAAAAGCGGGCCGATGAGCTGAGCATCGCCAACGAGGAGCTGGCGTTCCAGAATGATGAGAAAGAAAAGCGGGCGGCTGAGCTCAGCATTGCGAACAAGGAACTGGCCTTTCAGAACGACGAGAAAGAAAAACGGGCGCAGGAACTGAGCATTGCCAATGAGGAGCTGGCGTTCCAGAACGACGAAAAGGAAAAGCGGGCCCAGGAATTGAGCATTGCCAACACCGAGCTGGCGTTTCAGAACGATGAAAAGGAGAAAAGAGCCCAGGAGCTAAGTATTGCCAACAAAGAACTGGCGTTTCAGAACGATGAGAAGGAGAAGCGGGCTGCCGAGCTCAGCATTGCCAATGAGGAGCTGGCCTTTCAGAACAACGAGAAAGAGAAACGGGCCCAGGAGCTTAGTGTAGCCAACGAGGAGTTAGCGTTTCAGAACGACGAGAAGGAAAAGCGGGCTGCCGAGCTCAGCATTGCCAATATTGAGCTGGCTTTCCAGAATGATGAGAAGGAAAAGCGGGCCGCCGAGCTCGTGCTGGCCAACAAAGAGCTGGCCTTCCAGAACGATGAGAAAGTAAAGCGGGCCGCCGAGCTGCGCGTGGCTAACTACGCCCGCGGCCTGATCGAGGCCAGCCGCGACCCGCTGGTGACCATTAGTCCGGAAGGCAAAATAACGGACATGAACCTGGCCACGGTCAACATCACCGGCATGGACCGGGAGCAGCTCATCGGCTCCGACTTCTTCGTGTACTTCACCGACCCGCAAATGGCCCGGGAAGTGTACCAGGAGGTGTTTGCCAAAGGCACCGTGGCCGATTCACCCCTGACGCTGCGCCACAAGGACGGCAAGCTGACTGACGTCCTCTTCAACGGCTCAGTGTACAAAAACGACCAGGGCACGGTGCTCGGCGTTGTGATTGTGGCCCGGGACGTAACCGACCAGAAGCGCATTGCCACCGAGCTGACCGAGGCCAAAATAGCGGCTGAGCGGGCCACCGTACTGGCCGAGGAAGCCCAGGCCAAGGCCGAAACCGCCACGGCCATTGCCGAAACGGCCGTGAAAGCCAAGCAGCAGTTTCTGAGCAACATGAGCCACGAAATCCGCACGCCGATGAACGCCATTATCGGCTTCACGAAGGTGGTGCTCAAAACCGAGCTGACCGACAAGCAGAAGGAATACCTGACGGCCATCAAGCTCAGCGGCGACACGCTGATTGTGCTCATCAACGACATTCTGGACCTGGCCAAGGTGGACGCGGGCAAGATGACCTTCGAGAAGGTGCCCTTCAAGCTTTCGGCTTCCGTGACGGCCATGGTGCACCTGTTCGAAACCAAGATTCAGGAGAAAAACCTGGCTCTGGTGATGGACTACGACTCCCGGATTCCGGAGGTGTTGGTCGGTGACCCGGTGCGCCTGCACCAGGTGATTCTGAACCTGGTGAGCAACGCCGTCAAGTTTACCAGTGAGGGCCAGATAACCGTGGGCGTGCGGATGCTGGTGCAGGATGCAGAGAAGGTCATCCTGGAGTTTGCCGTCACCGACACTGGCATCGGCATCGAGGAGTCCAAGCTGGGCACCGTCTTCGACGATTTTCAGCAGGCCACCAGCGGCACGAGCCGGCTCTACGGCGGCACAGGCTTGGGCTTGGCCATTGTCAAGAACCTGGTGGAGCCCCAGGGCGGCACCATCAACGTGAAAAGCAAGGTGGGCGCGGGCTCCACGTTCAGCTTTATTCTGAGCTTCGACAAAACCCACGAAAAAGCCGAAGCCGAGCTGGCGCCCGACATTGAGCTGGAAGCTGGTTTCAAGGACGTGCGGATTCTGGTCGTGGAAGATATTGCCCTGAACCAGCTGCTGATGAAAACCTTACTGGAGGACTTCGGCTTTGAAATGGAAGTGGCCGGCAACGGAAAAATAGCCGTGGAGAAGCTGCGCAAAACCAGCTTCGACGTGGTGCTGATGGACTTGCAGATGCCGGAAATGAACGGCTTCGAAGCCACCGAGTACATCCGTAACCAATTGAACCTGAAGGTGCCCATCATTGCACTCACGGCCGACGTGACGACGGTAGACGTGGAGAAGTGCAAGGCCGTGGGCATGAACGACTACATCTCCAAGCCCATCGACGACAAGCTGCTCTACAGCAAGATTATAAAGTACCTGCAGAACTCCGACCACGACAAGACAGCGGACATGCTCACCCGGGAAGATCTGCAAACCCAGGCGCTGACCTATGTCAACTTCGACTACCTCAAGCGCATTACCAAGAGCGACGCGCGCATGGCCGAAATGATCCGGCTCTATTTGCAGGAGATTCCGCAGCTGGTCCAGACCATGAAAAAGGCCATCGACGAGAAGCAGTGGATTGCCCTGAAAATGGCGACGCACTCCATCATTCCCACCTTTGCCACCATGGGCATGAACCCGGAGTTTGAGGACAAGGCTAAAGCCATTCAGGCCCTGGCCGTCAATCTGATACCGACCGACGTGGGCGACGGGGCCAGTGAAGAAACCATGACGACGCTTAATTCCCTGTATGCCAAGATAGAAACCGTGTGCGTGCTAGCTGCTCAGGAGCTGGAGGAAAAGCTTATCACCCTGGCCCAAACCCTGCCCAAGGCTCCGGCCCCAACGGCGTAG
- a CDS encoding SusC/RagA family TonB-linked outer membrane protein codes for MKNWLLLMVLLLGLAGQAWAQQARQLTGQVLDEASGQGLPGVTVVVKGTTIGTGTDANGGFSLSLPAGTEPTLVLSYVGYLAQTVTVDNSNTVKVRLKTDQKALDEVVVIGYGEVKKSDVTGAIVSVKEADLKKIPAANVMETLQGRLPGVDITSAGGSAGGAVNIAVRGNRSILASNGPLFIVDGVQYNSIQDINPNDIQSMEVLKDAASTAIYGARGANGVIIVTTKKGAAGKTTISLNSYYGITDKVYYPKVNNGAEYVAQKREANRTTGNWSSPADDSKIFTPLELQAIANGTTTDWADLLLRNGVQQEHQIGVGGGSEKTKFYLSGDYYNEQGLFRNDKLNRYSFRANIDQAINDKVRIGLQNQLTYYNLDARRDPTNLANKINPLFTPYDANGNFVNYPNNAAFLNPLADEQTDAYSNNTRRTRTFSTAYVSYQILPNLNLRSNVGLTLSNERTGIYQGQYSIDRNGQVNQASYGTGFETNWSWENILNYNKTFGDHSISATGVTSLLTFNLEKSTAQGRGIPVPYQQYYALANAAQVVTPYTNLTRSKLLSLTGRVQYGFKSRYLLTLTAREDGSSKLYQGNNFAFFPSAAVAWRIIDEEFMKGLTPVTDLKLRVSYGKAGNYDVDPYSSQSVLTRIPYSFGETSAAGYGFDKRVGNTELGWEISWTKNVGLDFGLIRNRVTGSIDVYETMTKDLLLDNFLPSTTGRGNIIENIGQTRNRGVEVGINALAVETPDFRWNVGVTWFKNQERILELGGADDLVNNRFVGYPVRVFYDYEKIGIWQNDEADLAKTFGQKPGQIKVKDISGPDGVPDGKISAAYDRRVLGSAVPKWSGSFNSDFSYKGIDLSFQVFARIGQMINYEYAQIFDPQGIENSGVHNYWTPENPSNEYPRPDAALSKSTMQNSLYGTTLQYREGSFAKLRGVTLGYNLPKGWLEKVGVGSARIYVQGKNLYTVSKIDNYDPERAAPSRRPFPASYWPVLTWDSKG; via the coding sequence ATGAAAAACTGGTTACTACTTATGGTGCTGCTGCTCGGCCTAGCCGGGCAGGCCTGGGCCCAGCAGGCTCGGCAGCTCACCGGACAAGTACTTGATGAAGCCTCGGGCCAGGGCTTGCCCGGCGTGACAGTAGTGGTGAAAGGCACCACCATCGGTACCGGTACCGATGCCAACGGGGGATTTTCGCTGAGCCTGCCCGCCGGCACCGAGCCTACACTGGTGCTCAGCTACGTAGGCTACCTGGCTCAGACGGTGACCGTGGATAATTCCAATACGGTAAAAGTTCGGCTCAAAACCGACCAGAAGGCTCTGGATGAAGTGGTGGTAATCGGCTACGGAGAGGTGAAGAAAAGTGACGTGACGGGCGCCATCGTGTCGGTGAAGGAAGCCGACCTGAAGAAGATTCCGGCCGCCAACGTCATGGAAACTCTGCAGGGCCGCCTGCCCGGCGTGGATATCACCAGCGCCGGCGGCTCGGCCGGGGGAGCCGTCAACATTGCCGTGCGCGGCAACCGCTCTATTCTGGCCAGCAACGGTCCGCTCTTTATCGTGGACGGGGTGCAGTATAACTCCATCCAGGACATCAACCCCAATGATATCCAGAGCATGGAAGTGCTGAAAGACGCCGCTTCCACGGCCATCTACGGGGCCCGGGGCGCCAACGGCGTTATCATCGTGACCACTAAGAAAGGGGCGGCCGGCAAAACCACCATTTCCCTGAACTCTTACTACGGCATCACCGACAAGGTATACTACCCCAAGGTGAACAACGGGGCCGAGTACGTGGCCCAGAAGCGGGAAGCCAACCGCACTACCGGCAACTGGAGCAGCCCCGCCGACGACTCGAAAATCTTCACGCCGCTAGAACTGCAGGCCATTGCCAACGGCACAACCACCGACTGGGCCGACCTGCTGCTGCGCAACGGCGTGCAGCAAGAGCACCAGATTGGCGTAGGTGGTGGTTCGGAGAAAACCAAGTTTTACCTCTCCGGCGACTACTACAACGAGCAGGGCTTGTTCCGCAACGACAAGCTGAACCGCTATTCCTTCCGAGCCAACATCGACCAGGCCATCAACGACAAGGTGCGCATCGGCCTGCAAAACCAGCTCACCTACTACAACCTCGACGCCCGGCGCGACCCTACCAACCTGGCCAACAAAATCAACCCGCTGTTTACGCCCTACGACGCCAACGGCAACTTCGTAAACTACCCCAACAACGCGGCCTTCCTCAACCCGCTGGCCGACGAGCAGACCGACGCGTATTCCAACAACACCCGCCGGACCCGCACGTTCTCGACGGCCTACGTGAGCTACCAGATTCTGCCCAACCTGAACCTGCGCTCCAACGTGGGTTTGACGCTGTCGAATGAGCGCACCGGCATCTACCAGGGGCAGTACTCCATCGACCGGAACGGCCAAGTCAACCAGGCTTCCTACGGCACCGGCTTCGAAACCAACTGGAGCTGGGAAAACATCCTGAACTACAACAAGACTTTCGGGGACCACTCCATTTCGGCCACCGGCGTCACCTCGCTGCTGACGTTCAACCTGGAAAAATCGACGGCGCAGGGCCGCGGTATTCCGGTGCCTTACCAGCAGTATTACGCCCTGGCCAACGCCGCCCAGGTTGTGACACCCTACACCAACCTGACGCGCAGCAAGCTGCTCTCCCTCACCGGCCGGGTGCAGTACGGCTTCAAGAGCCGCTACTTGCTCACGCTGACTGCCCGCGAAGACGGCTCTTCTAAGCTCTACCAGGGCAACAACTTTGCCTTCTTCCCCTCGGCCGCCGTGGCCTGGCGCATCATCGACGAGGAGTTCATGAAAGGCCTAACGCCCGTAACTGACCTGAAACTGCGCGTGAGCTACGGTAAGGCCGGCAACTACGACGTGGACCCGTATTCATCGCAGAGCGTGCTGACGCGCATTCCCTACAGCTTCGGCGAAACCAGCGCCGCTGGCTATGGCTTCGACAAGCGCGTGGGCAACACCGAGCTGGGCTGGGAGATTTCCTGGACCAAAAACGTCGGCCTGGACTTCGGCCTGATCCGCAACCGCGTTACGGGCTCCATCGACGTGTACGAGACCATGACCAAAGACCTGCTGCTCGACAACTTCCTGCCCTCGACCACGGGCCGTGGCAACATCATCGAGAACATCGGGCAAACCCGCAACCGGGGCGTGGAAGTAGGCATCAATGCCCTGGCCGTAGAAACGCCCGACTTCCGCTGGAACGTGGGCGTGACCTGGTTTAAAAACCAGGAGCGCATCCTGGAGTTGGGTGGCGCCGACGATTTGGTCAACAACCGTTTCGTGGGCTACCCCGTGCGCGTGTTCTACGACTACGAGAAAATCGGCATCTGGCAAAACGACGAGGCCGACCTAGCCAAAACCTTCGGCCAGAAGCCCGGCCAGATTAAGGTGAAAGATATTTCGGGTCCCGACGGCGTGCCGGACGGCAAAATCTCGGCCGCCTACGACCGGCGCGTGCTCGGCTCGGCCGTGCCCAAGTGGAGCGGCAGCTTCAACAGCGACTTCAGCTACAAAGGCATCGACCTCTCGTTTCAGGTCTTTGCCCGCATCGGCCAGATGATCAACTACGAGTACGCCCAGATCTTCGACCCCCAGGGCATTGAGAACAGCGGCGTGCACAACTACTGGACCCCCGAAAACCCCAGCAACGAGTACCCCCGCCCCGACGCTGCCCTCTCGAAATCGACGATGCAGAACAGCCTCTACGGCACCACGCTGCAGTACCGCGAGGGTTCGTTTGCCAAGCTGCGCGGCGTAACGCTGGGCTACAACCTGCCCAAGGGCTGGCTGGAGAAAGTGGGCGTGGGCTCGGCCCGCATCTACGTGCAGGGCAAGAACCTGTACACCGTCAGCAAAATCGACAACTACGACCCCGAGCGGGCGGCCCCATCACGACGCCCATTCCCCGCGTCGTACTGGCCGGTATTAACCTGGGATTCTAAGGGTTAA
- a CDS encoding acyltransferase family protein gives MLLVNNPGDWGHIYAPLAHAEWHGCTPTDLIFPFFLFIVGVSIVYALDSARQVTPHGPLLRRIARRAAVLFGLGLFASLFLDWDLSTVRIPGVLARIALVFLACGVLFVKTTWRQQLAVLALLLVGYNVLLQLVPVPGVGAANLEPATNLGAWLDRLVLGEAHLWKESKTWDPEGLLSTLPAVGTGLLGLLAGQLLRLQRLDAASRVAWLFVAGGAALLLGLVWNSWFPINKSLWTSSFVLYTGGIAALTLAAFYWLIDVQNYRRGLTPFVAFGVNAITAFFLSSLLARGLNRWQVTGQQGPTGLQNWLYQTFFVPYIADPYLASLAGGLACVLIWLGVLWVMYRRGIIIKV, from the coding sequence ATGCTGCTGGTAAACAACCCCGGCGACTGGGGCCACATCTACGCCCCGCTGGCCCACGCCGAGTGGCACGGCTGCACGCCAACCGACCTGATATTTCCCTTTTTCCTGTTTATCGTGGGCGTGTCCATCGTCTATGCCCTGGACTCGGCCCGGCAAGTCACGCCCCACGGGCCGCTGCTGCGGCGCATTGCGCGGCGGGCGGCGGTGCTGTTCGGGCTGGGTTTGTTTGCCTCCCTGTTTCTTGATTGGGACCTGAGCACCGTCCGGATTCCGGGCGTACTGGCCCGTATTGCCCTGGTGTTTCTGGCCTGCGGAGTGCTGTTCGTGAAAACTACCTGGCGGCAGCAACTGGCCGTATTGGCCCTGCTGCTGGTGGGCTACAACGTGCTGCTGCAGCTGGTCCCCGTGCCCGGTGTGGGAGCCGCTAACCTAGAGCCGGCCACCAACCTGGGCGCCTGGCTCGACCGGCTCGTGCTAGGCGAGGCTCACCTCTGGAAGGAAAGCAAAACCTGGGACCCCGAAGGCCTGCTCAGCACGCTGCCGGCCGTGGGAACAGGCCTGCTGGGTTTGCTGGCCGGGCAGCTGCTGCGCCTACAGCGCCTGGACGCAGCTTCGCGGGTAGCCTGGCTCTTTGTGGCCGGGGGCGCGGCCCTGCTGCTGGGACTGGTGTGGAATAGCTGGTTTCCTATCAACAAAAGTTTGTGGACCAGTTCCTTCGTGCTGTATACCGGCGGCATTGCGGCCCTAACGCTAGCCGCCTTTTACTGGCTGATTGACGTGCAGAACTACCGCCGCGGCCTCACGCCCTTCGTCGCTTTTGGCGTGAATGCCATTACCGCCTTCTTCCTCTCCAGCCTGCTGGCCCGTGGCCTGAACCGGTGGCAGGTTACGGGCCAGCAGGGTCCCACTGGCCTGCAGAACTGGCTCTACCAGACCTTCTTCGTGCCCTACATTGCCGACCCCTACCTGGCTTCACTGGCCGGCGGCCTGGCCTGCGTGCTGATCTGGCTCGGGGTGCTCTGGGTGATGTACCGGCGCGGCATCATCATCAAGGTCTGA
- a CDS encoding 3-(methylthio)propionyl-CoA ligase, with the protein MHGLMMNEPLRIAGLLQHAAKWHADTEIVTRLTEGGIHRYTYHAAHQRAKQLANALTELGVQNGDRIGTLAWNNHRHFELYYGVSGIGAVCHTINPRLFAEQLIYIINHAADRFIFFDLTFLPLVEKLAPHCPKVEGWVLLTDRAHMPEASALPDIRCYEDLLAAHRTEFEWPTFDENTASSLCYTSGTTDQPKGVLYSHRSTVLHSYAAGLPDCFNCSARDVILPVVPMFHVNAWGIPYLAPMIGCKLVLPGPGLDAASLFELFENEGVTFSAGVPTIWLGLLTFMREKKARFRTLTKMIVGGASCPPALLKAFDEELGVSIRHAWGMSETSPLGTVNTPKSNQLQLSPDEQFAISTKQGRSIFGIDMKIVDDEGRELPHDGTAFGDLLVRGPFVAGGYYESDNRAQFTPDGWFRTGDVATIDADGFMNITDRSKDVIKSGGEWISSIDLENLAVAHPGVAEAAVIGLPHPKWSERPLLVVVRKPEAQVSKEELLDFFEGKVAHWWKPDAVEFVDQLPHTATGKLLKTKLRQDFAGYEFPAV; encoded by the coding sequence ATGCACGGATTAATGATGAACGAGCCCCTGCGCATTGCAGGGCTCTTGCAGCACGCCGCCAAATGGCACGCCGACACTGAAATCGTGACGCGCCTGACCGAGGGCGGCATCCACCGCTACACCTACCACGCCGCCCACCAGCGGGCCAAACAGCTGGCCAATGCCCTAACCGAGCTGGGCGTGCAGAACGGGGACCGAATCGGGACGCTGGCCTGGAACAACCACCGCCACTTCGAGTTGTACTACGGCGTGTCGGGCATCGGGGCGGTGTGTCATACCATCAACCCCCGCCTGTTTGCCGAGCAGCTCATCTACATCATCAACCACGCCGCCGACCGGTTTATCTTCTTCGACCTGACCTTTCTGCCTTTGGTAGAAAAGCTGGCTCCGCACTGCCCGAAGGTGGAAGGCTGGGTGCTGCTGACCGACCGCGCCCACATGCCCGAGGCCAGCGCCCTGCCCGATATCCGCTGCTACGAAGACCTACTGGCCGCCCACCGCACCGAGTTTGAGTGGCCCACTTTCGATGAGAACACCGCCTCCTCGCTTTGCTACACCTCCGGTACCACCGACCAGCCCAAGGGCGTGCTTTACTCCCACCGCTCCACCGTGCTGCACAGCTACGCCGCCGGCCTGCCCGACTGCTTCAACTGCTCGGCCCGCGATGTGATTCTGCCCGTAGTGCCCATGTTCCACGTCAACGCCTGGGGCATCCCGTACCTGGCGCCCATGATAGGCTGCAAGCTGGTGCTGCCCGGCCCCGGCCTCGACGCGGCCAGCTTGTTTGAGTTGTTCGAAAACGAAGGCGTAACGTTCTCAGCCGGCGTGCCGACCATCTGGCTTGGCCTGCTCACCTTTATGCGGGAGAAAAAGGCCCGCTTCCGCACCCTTACCAAGATGATAGTGGGCGGGGCCTCCTGCCCGCCAGCCCTGCTCAAGGCCTTCGACGAGGAGTTGGGCGTCAGCATCCGCCACGCCTGGGGCATGAGCGAAACTTCCCCGCTGGGCACCGTCAATACACCCAAAAGCAACCAGCTCCAACTCAGCCCCGACGAGCAGTTTGCCATCAGCACCAAGCAGGGCCGCAGCATTTTCGGCATCGACATGAAAATCGTGGACGACGAGGGCCGGGAGCTGCCCCACGACGGCACAGCCTTCGGCGACCTGCTCGTGCGCGGGCCCTTTGTGGCCGGCGGCTACTACGAGTCCGATAACCGCGCGCAGTTTACCCCCGACGGCTGGTTCCGCACCGGCGACGTGGCCACCATTGATGCCGACGGCTTTATGAACATCACCGACCGCTCGAAGGACGTCATCAAGTCGGGTGGGGAGTGGATCAGCTCGATTGATCTGGAGAACCTGGCCGTGGCCCACCCCGGCGTGGCCGAAGCGGCCGTCATCGGCCTGCCCCACCCGAAGTGGAGCGAAAGGCCCCTGCTGGTGGTGGTGCGGAAGCCCGAAGCCCAGGTCAGCAAAGAAGAGCTGCTCGACTTCTTCGAGGGGAAAGTGGCCCACTGGTGGAAGCCGGACGCCGTAGAATTTGTGGACCAGCTGCCCCACACCGCCACCGGCAAGCTGCTCAAAACCAAGCTCCGCCAGGACTTCGCCGGCTACGAATTTCCCGCAGTGTAA
- a CDS encoding RagB/SusD family nutrient uptake outer membrane protein → MMKYDDQPGMSRDIANGRPFNRFMPTKFLLNLFDETKDSRYAASFRTVWLANTAVTTGTKPLAVGDTAILATKKVVSTAVRNAKKYRIYDVNDIYNANGTGKNRLQYVCLRKFDDPTRPTPQEEQSARDAYVIRLADVYLMAAEANFKLGNTADAVKQINAVRERAALPGKVADMRIAAADLSLDFILDERARELAGEQLRWFDLKRTGKLVERVKKNNPEAGASIQDYHLVRPIPQRQLDAVTNKTEFIQNPNYR, encoded by the coding sequence ATGATGAAGTATGACGACCAGCCCGGCATGAGCCGCGACATTGCCAACGGCCGGCCGTTCAACCGTTTCATGCCCACCAAGTTCCTGCTCAACCTGTTTGATGAGACCAAGGACTCGCGCTACGCGGCTTCCTTCCGCACGGTGTGGCTGGCCAACACGGCCGTCACGACGGGCACCAAACCCCTGGCAGTAGGCGACACGGCTATTCTGGCAACTAAAAAAGTGGTTTCCACAGCTGTGCGCAACGCCAAAAAGTACCGCATCTACGACGTCAACGACATCTACAATGCCAACGGCACGGGCAAGAACCGCCTGCAGTACGTGTGCCTGCGCAAGTTTGACGACCCCACCCGGCCCACGCCCCAGGAAGAGCAGAGCGCCCGCGACGCCTACGTGATTCGCTTGGCCGACGTGTACCTGATGGCGGCCGAAGCTAACTTCAAGCTGGGCAATACCGCCGACGCCGTCAAGCAGATCAACGCGGTGCGGGAACGGGCTGCCCTGCCCGGCAAAGTAGCCGACATGCGCATTGCCGCCGCCGACCTCAGCCTGGATTTCATCCTGGATGAGCGGGCCCGGGAGCTGGCCGGCGAGCAGCTGCGCTGGTTTGATTTGAAACGCACGGGCAAGCTGGTGGAGCGGGTAAAGAAAAACAACCCCGAAGCCGGCGCCAGCATTCAGGACTACCACCTGGTGCGGCCGATTCCGCAGCGCCAGCTGGATGCCGTAACCAACAAGACCGAGTTTATCCAGAACCCCAACTATCGGTAG
- a CDS encoding Fur family transcriptional regulator has product MATPDHISLTLARHGLRQTPMRRAVLAVLFSKAFALSSNDIEQALEADTDRITLYRTLRTFEQKGVIHRVLDSSDVIRFAACSATCTEQAHADDHVHFKCSVCQHTYCLNQVAIPAVQLPGGFQAVHRDYLMSGVCEQCHAV; this is encoded by the coding sequence ATGGCAACTCCCGACCACATTTCGCTGACTCTCGCCCGCCACGGCCTCCGCCAGACGCCCATGCGCCGGGCGGTGCTGGCCGTGTTGTTCAGCAAGGCCTTTGCCCTTTCCAGCAACGACATCGAGCAGGCGCTGGAAGCCGACACCGACCGGATTACCCTCTACCGCACCCTGCGCACCTTCGAGCAGAAGGGCGTTATTCACCGGGTGCTCGACAGCTCCGACGTTATCCGTTTCGCCGCCTGCTCGGCCACCTGCACCGAGCAGGCCCACGCCGACGACCACGTTCACTTCAAGTGCTCCGTCTGCCAGCACACGTACTGCCTCAACCAGGTTGCAATTCCGGCCGTGCAGCTGCCCGGCGGCTTCCAGGCCGTTCACCGCGACTACCTGATGTCGGGTGTGTGCGAGCAGTGTCACGCGGTGTAG
- a CDS encoding RagB/SusD family nutrient uptake outer membrane protein, with protein sequence MKFSKYIYSTLAAVALAGLTSCEKQLEEYNPSGLTPESVYTTPAGFDNLVNAAYSYTRWWYGKEDGYSMSEMGTDLWLRGAGDVNPDLTDYTTLQSSSRAVESLWSKLYIGINVCNAGISRVGQSGMSDATKKVREGELRFLRAFYYWHIVESWGGVHFTTAETLGAVKTANRTPVDEFYKQIFEDLAIAVANLPNTPQVATEYGRVTKPAAEAFLAKMYLTRGDNQKAAELAQKVISGYSFSLQPRYADLWSMSNLENKEIVWAVNYSRDLTLNDRVDANLYPDGHSRGGTTATWCG encoded by the coding sequence ATGAAATTCTCGAAATACATATATAGCACCCTGGCGGCCGTAGCGCTGGCCGGACTTACCTCCTGCGAAAAGCAGCTGGAAGAGTACAATCCCTCGGGCCTGACACCCGAATCGGTGTATACCACGCCGGCCGGCTTCGACAATCTGGTGAATGCCGCTTACTCCTATACCCGCTGGTGGTACGGCAAGGAAGACGGCTACAGCATGTCGGAAATGGGCACCGACCTGTGGCTGCGCGGGGCCGGCGACGTAAACCCCGACCTGACCGACTACACCACGCTGCAATCCAGCTCCCGGGCCGTGGAGTCGCTGTGGAGCAAGCTCTACATCGGCATCAACGTCTGCAACGCCGGCATCAGCCGGGTAGGGCAGTCGGGTATGAGCGACGCCACGAAGAAAGTCCGGGAAGGCGAGCTGCGCTTCCTGCGGGCCTTCTACTACTGGCACATCGTGGAAAGCTGGGGCGGTGTGCACTTCACCACTGCCGAAACCCTGGGCGCAGTCAAAACGGCCAACCGCACCCCGGTGGACGAGTTCTACAAGCAGATTTTCGAAGACTTGGCTATTGCCGTAGCCAACCTGCCCAACACGCCCCAGGTCGCCACCGAGTACGGCCGCGTGACCAAGCCGGCCGCTGAGGCCTTCCTGGCTAAGATGTACCTGACCCGGGGCGACAACCAAAAGGCTGCCGAGCTGGCCCAGAAGGTTATTTCTGGCTACAGCTTCAGTCTGCAGCCCCGCTACGCCGATTTGTGGTCGATGAGCAACCTGGAAAACAAGGAAATCGTGTGGGCCGTGAATTATTCCCGCGACCTGACCCTGAACGACCGGGTGGATGCCAACCTCTACCCCGACGGCCACTCCCGCGGGGGAACAACGGCCACCTGGTGTGGATGA